The following are encoded together in the Candidatus Cloacimonas sp. genome:
- the rpmG gene encoding 50S ribosomal protein L33: MRDIIILACEECKNRNYTTTRNKRKHPNRMELKKYCPTCRKHTVHKQR; the protein is encoded by the coding sequence ATGAGAGATATAATAATCCTTGCTTGCGAAGAATGCAAGAACCGAAATTATACTACAACCCGTAATAAAAGAAAGCATCCGAACAGGATGGAGCTGAAAAAATATTGCCCCACCTGCCGGAAGCATACTGTTCATAAACAGCGTTAA
- the secE gene encoding preprotein translocase subunit SecE, translating into MKFEKISHFFRDVRSEMKCVSWPNKSDLKEGTLVVIIMSAIVAIFLSLVDFGFTKIIELIF; encoded by the coding sequence ATGAAATTTGAAAAGATAAGCCATTTCTTCAGAGATGTGCGTTCAGAAATGAAATGCGTAAGCTGGCCTAATAAATCAGACCTTAAAGAAGGGACACTGGTAGTTATTATAATGTCAGCCATAGTAGCCATTTTTTTATCCCTTGTTGATTTTGGTTTTACCAAGATTATAGAACTGATATTTTAA
- the nusG gene encoding transcription termination/antitermination protein NusG, translating to MKWYVIHTYSGHENKVKTAIEKGLIGTPMEKQVGRLLVPVRKTFVIREGKKIERDKKLFTSYVIMEADLTPELKTYILQIAGVTSFLGINKEHKEPIPLSQEEVDRLLGITDPNRDIKVYSFMPGDMVKVSSGPFTDFEGIVQKTTENGTKLIIEVTVFGRKTPVELNANQVELIKK from the coding sequence ATGAAGTGGTATGTAATTCATACCTATTCTGGTCACGAAAATAAGGTTAAGACCGCAATAGAAAAAGGTTTGATCGGCACTCCTATGGAAAAACAGGTAGGCCGTTTACTGGTTCCGGTGCGAAAAACATTTGTGATTAGAGAAGGAAAAAAGATTGAACGCGATAAGAAACTTTTTACTTCTTATGTGATTATGGAAGCAGATTTAACTCCGGAACTAAAGACCTATATCCTTCAAATTGCGGGAGTAACAAGTTTTTTGGGAATAAATAAAGAACATAAAGAACCCATACCCTTATCTCAGGAAGAAGTGGATCGCCTTTTAGGAATTACCGATCCCAACCGCGATATAAAGGTCTATTCTTTTATGCCGGGGGATATGGTGAAAGTAAGTTCAGGTCCTTTTACCGATTTTGAAGGTATTGTGCAGAAAACCACGGAAAACGGAACAAAATTGATTATTGAAGTGACTGTGTTCGGACGGAAAACTCCGGTGGAATTGAATGCCAACCAGGTTGAACTAATCAAAAAATAA
- the rplK gene encoding 50S ribosomal protein L11, whose translation MAKPKDAVAIIKLQLPAGKATPAPPVGPALGQAGVNIPEFCRQFNEKTADEAGMVFPVVIYVAKNKSFTFEIKTPPAAVLIKKEAGLATGSATPNKVKVGKITNEQLKNIAQLKIKDMNCHSLESAMSMIAGTARSMGVTIEN comes from the coding sequence ATGGCTAAACCCAAAGATGCCGTAGCGATTATTAAACTGCAACTTCCTGCTGGAAAAGCTACTCCGGCTCCACCCGTGGGGCCTGCTTTAGGTCAGGCGGGAGTAAATATTCCGGAATTTTGCCGTCAGTTCAATGAAAAGACAGCTGATGAGGCAGGGATGGTATTTCCTGTTGTAATTTATGTTGCCAAAAATAAATCGTTTACATTTGAAATAAAAACCCCTCCAGCTGCAGTGCTGATTAAAAAAGAAGCCGGATTAGCTACCGGGAGTGCTACTCCCAATAAAGTTAAGGTAGGTAAAATTACTAACGAGCAGCTGAAAAATATAGCCCAATTAAAAATTAAAGATATGAACTGTCATTCCCTTGAATCTGCTATGAGTATGATCGCTGGAACTGCAAGAAGTATGGGTGTTACAATTGAGAACTGA
- the rplA gene encoding 50S ribosomal protein L1, with translation MKHSKRYNVAYTMFDRQKRFDLNEAVKLLKSLPASKFNETVELHFNLGVDPRKADQQIRNSLVLPNGTGKEMRVLVFAEGDKAEEAKRAGADYVGVDDLIEKITAGWFDFDVVIATPNLMGRIGKLGRVLGPRGLMPNPKVGTVTMDVAKAVQEAKGGKITYRVDKFANLHIPVGKLGFEEDKLKENIKAVLTSVLRDRPSTLKGVYIKSITLCTTMSPGIKIQVASATSEARS, from the coding sequence ATGAAACATAGTAAAAGGTATAATGTTGCCTACACGATGTTTGACCGTCAGAAAAGATTTGATCTGAACGAAGCCGTTAAACTGCTGAAGAGCTTACCTGCTTCCAAGTTTAATGAAACCGTTGAGCTGCATTTCAATCTGGGTGTTGATCCTCGTAAAGCAGATCAGCAAATTCGTAATTCTTTAGTCCTACCTAACGGGACAGGAAAAGAGATGCGGGTTCTGGTCTTTGCCGAAGGTGACAAGGCAGAAGAAGCCAAAAGAGCAGGAGCCGATTATGTTGGTGTGGATGATCTCATTGAAAAAATCACAGCCGGATGGTTTGATTTTGATGTAGTGATTGCCACTCCCAATTTAATGGGTAGAATTGGAAAACTGGGACGAGTTCTTGGTCCCAGAGGGTTAATGCCCAACCCCAAAGTAGGAACAGTTACAATGGATGTAGCGAAAGCAGTGCAGGAAGCAAAAGGCGGTAAAATAACCTACCGCGTAGATAAATTTGCGAACTTGCATATCCCTGTGGGGAAATTGGGTTTTGAGGAAGATAAGCTGAAAGAAAATATTAAAGCTGTTCTTACCTCTGTGTTACGAGATAGACCATCCACTTTGAAAGGGGTCTATATTAAAAGCATAACCCTCTGCACCACAATGAGCCCCGGAATCAAAATCCAGGTCGCAAGCGCAACCTCGGAAGCAAGAAGCTAA
- the rplJ gene encoding 50S ribosomal protein L10, with protein MVQSVKYDIVKDLTERLSSAKAIVLVDYKGINIVQVNQLRNRFRESQADYFVQKNTLIKIALNSLGITELDPYLQGPTAVAVSKLDEVSPAREIIKFLKEVMEDKSYPSFKAGYIAGHLFSAAELTALAKLPSREELLAKVLFGMNAPLSNFVSINQGIIRKFVYAVDAIAKKQAEAS; from the coding sequence ATGGTGCAAAGTGTTAAGTATGACATAGTGAAGGACTTGACTGAAAGGTTAAGTAGCGCAAAAGCGATTGTATTGGTAGATTACAAGGGAATAAATATTGTACAGGTGAATCAATTGCGCAACCGTTTCAGAGAAAGTCAAGCGGATTACTTTGTCCAGAAGAATACCCTGATCAAAATTGCTCTTAACAGTTTGGGTATTACTGAACTTGATCCCTATCTTCAGGGACCAACCGCTGTGGCAGTAAGTAAGCTGGATGAGGTATCTCCTGCCCGCGAGATAATCAAATTTTTGAAAGAGGTGATGGAAGATAAGAGTTATCCTTCGTTCAAAGCAGGTTATATAGCAGGACATCTTTTCAGCGCTGCGGAACTGACTGCTTTGGCAAAACTGCCATCCCGCGAAGAATTGCTTGCTAAAGTGCTTTTCGGTATGAATGCACCGCTAAGCAACTTTGTAAGTATCAACCAAGGTATCATTCGCAAATTTGTGTATGCTGTTGATGCCATAGCCAAAAAACAAGCTGAAGCCAGCTAA
- the rplL gene encoding 50S ribosomal protein L7/L12, producing the protein MSDKKQQVIDLIKEMTVLELSELVKEMEEIFGVSAAAPVVAVAATQGSGAEGGEKEEQTEFDVILTSAGEKKINVIKVVREITKLGLKEAKDLVDGAPKMVSEKVSKEEATSIQKKLEEAGATVEVK; encoded by the coding sequence ATGTCCGATAAAAAGCAACAAGTAATTGATCTGATTAAAGAGATGACAGTTCTTGAGCTCTCTGAATTAGTGAAAGAAATGGAAGAAATATTTGGCGTTTCCGCTGCTGCACCAGTAGTTGCCGTTGCCGCAACTCAAGGTTCCGGCGCAGAAGGTGGAGAAAAAGAAGAACAGACAGAATTTGATGTGATTTTAACCAGTGCCGGAGAAAAGAAAATCAATGTGATTAAAGTTGTGCGCGAAATCACTAAGCTTGGGTTGAAAGAGGCAAAAGACCTCGTAGATGGAGCTCCCAAGATGGTTTCGGAGAAAGTTAGCAAGGAAGAAGCCACTTCCATTCAGAAAAAACTTGAAGAAGCCGGTGCAACTGTCGAAGTTAAATAA
- the rpoB gene encoding DNA-directed RNA polymerase subunit beta: MRKIKSYSRISGRFAELGIPEVEIPNLLAMQVDSFNDFLQKDIHPQRREKKGLQAVFENTFPLEDTKGNFLLEFIEYSVLQEKYSLEECRERNLTYQAPLKAKMRLSIFETNEDIREHKDTLEQEVFLGEIPLITEQGTFVINGAERVIISQLQRSPGVFFSEEKHPSGKTLYSAKVIPYSGSWLDFDIDIHDVMFVHIDKRRKLPVTTLFRAIGISTNEDLRKTFYKSEILNLKEAKGRHLYADIYEPDNPAPIALANEQVTDTLIKILTEKQIDKVEVIEYDYEIARKVLENTLAKDPTTNQEEALKKIYSLIRPGEDAPLEAAKQLVDRMFFNEKRYNLGEVGRYKINTRLGIDVDPTVKTLTVEDFVHIFITLINIYHDEDEVDDIDNLANRRVRTVGELLQEQYTIGMAMVSRIIQERMAISNIDEITVHDLVNSNALISVVQSFFLTGQLSQFMEQTNPLAALRHKRALSALGPGGLARERAGFEVRDVHSSHYGRVCPIETPEGPNIGLIVSPAIYSRINHLGFIETPYRKVKNGCVTDEYEYLDASQEEKYIIAQSDVHLDDNRRITDEIIFARDRGDFVQVSPNSVQYMDVAPQQMVSVSAAMIPFLEHDDANRALMGSNMQRQAVPLINPQAPVVGTGMEKIVSMDTSSIAVAPYDGIVTQVTSAYIDLKPINEKDEAYYLSTGNRIHLKKFVRTNQDTCTNQRPIVSVGNTVKKGQPISDGACVEDNRLALGTNLLVAFMPWYGYNYEDAVILSEKVAREDTLTSIYIEELEVLVRNVKNGREELAYDIPNVPAQALRNLDKTGIIRVGSVIHAGDIIVGKVTPKSVEIDPSPEENLMRALFGDRAGDFTNSSLKAKPGMEGVVIDVKVFSRLEEGSDLEEENEDKVEKLKDELALRRSKIEEFKEEKLASVLVGQIAKNIWDEKSNVPYIVPGKKITKQDIKRINFKKLDLDVELVEDREVNDYIYSQIVLKIKQSLEQSDNIYKKSRERIKHGDELQYGVRKMVKVYVAKKRKIEVGDKMAGRHGNKGVISIIAPIEDMPFMEDGTPVDIVLNPLGVPSRMNIGQIMETHLGWAVKTLGFEVETPIFDGASIDDIRSELKKAGLPEDGKTILYDGKSGEPFKERVTVGIIYMMKLNHLVADKMHARSTGPYSLITQQPLGGKAQHGGQRLGEMEVWALEAYGAAHVLEEMLTIKSDDVDGRNNAFKAITRGENPPPAGVPESFNVLISELKSLGFDIEFIKEEENA; the protein is encoded by the coding sequence TTGAGAAAGATCAAAAGTTATTCCCGAATATCCGGAAGATTTGCAGAATTAGGTATTCCTGAAGTAGAAATACCTAATCTTCTGGCTATGCAGGTAGATTCCTTCAATGATTTTTTACAGAAGGACATTCACCCTCAACGCAGAGAGAAAAAAGGGCTGCAGGCAGTATTTGAAAACACTTTTCCCTTAGAGGATACGAAAGGTAACTTCCTGCTGGAATTCATTGAATACAGTGTGTTGCAAGAGAAATATTCCCTGGAAGAATGCCGCGAGAGAAACCTGACCTACCAGGCACCATTAAAAGCAAAAATGCGGTTGAGTATTTTTGAAACTAATGAAGATATACGCGAGCATAAAGATACTTTGGAACAGGAAGTATTCTTAGGTGAAATTCCTTTGATCACCGAACAGGGCACCTTTGTAATAAATGGTGCCGAAAGAGTAATTATATCACAGTTACAGCGTTCCCCGGGGGTATTTTTTTCGGAAGAAAAGCACCCCAGCGGAAAAACGCTCTATTCTGCAAAAGTGATTCCTTACAGTGGTTCATGGCTGGATTTTGATATAGATATTCACGATGTTATGTTTGTACATATAGATAAAAGGCGTAAACTTCCCGTTACAACTCTTTTCCGGGCAATCGGAATTTCCACTAATGAGGACTTAAGAAAGACCTTCTATAAATCTGAAATATTGAATTTGAAAGAAGCCAAAGGCAGGCATTTATATGCTGATATCTATGAACCGGATAATCCTGCACCGATAGCATTAGCTAATGAACAGGTGACGGATACACTAATTAAAATTCTTACGGAAAAGCAAATTGATAAAGTGGAAGTGATTGAATACGATTATGAGATTGCCAGAAAAGTGCTGGAGAACACTTTGGCAAAAGACCCTACTACCAATCAAGAAGAAGCTCTGAAAAAAATATACAGCTTAATTCGCCCCGGCGAAGATGCTCCTCTGGAGGCAGCCAAGCAACTTGTAGATAGAATGTTTTTTAATGAAAAACGCTACAATTTGGGAGAAGTAGGTCGTTACAAAATCAATACCCGCTTAGGAATTGATGTTGACCCCACAGTGAAGACCCTTACCGTTGAGGATTTTGTTCATATTTTTATAACTCTGATTAATATCTATCACGATGAAGATGAAGTAGATGATATAGATAATTTGGCAAACCGCAGAGTTCGGACTGTGGGAGAATTGCTGCAAGAACAATATACAATAGGAATGGCTATGGTTTCCAGAATAATTCAGGAACGGATGGCTATTTCCAATATTGACGAAATTACCGTTCACGATTTGGTGAATAGCAATGCCCTAATTTCTGTAGTGCAGTCGTTTTTCTTAACCGGTCAGCTCTCTCAATTTATGGAACAGACAAATCCCCTGGCTGCTTTAAGACATAAGCGTGCATTATCTGCATTAGGACCTGGTGGTTTGGCTCGCGAAAGAGCCGGTTTTGAAGTCCGAGATGTGCATTCTTCACACTATGGAAGAGTTTGCCCCATTGAAACACCTGAAGGACCTAATATCGGTTTAATTGTTTCTCCTGCAATTTATTCCCGCATTAACCATTTGGGCTTTATAGAAACTCCCTACCGGAAAGTAAAAAATGGTTGCGTTACAGATGAATATGAATATTTGGATGCCTCTCAGGAAGAGAAATATATTATCGCTCAAAGCGATGTGCATTTAGACGATAATCGTAGAATAACAGATGAGATAATTTTTGCCAGAGACCGGGGTGACTTTGTGCAGGTTAGCCCTAACAGCGTGCAATATATGGATGTAGCTCCTCAACAGATGGTTTCTGTTTCAGCAGCTATGATTCCGTTTCTGGAACATGATGATGCCAACCGTGCCTTGATGGGTTCTAATATGCAACGCCAGGCAGTTCCATTAATCAACCCTCAGGCACCTGTAGTTGGAACGGGTATGGAAAAAATAGTTTCTATGGATACTTCTTCCATAGCAGTTGCCCCTTATGATGGAATTGTTACTCAAGTTACTTCTGCCTATATAGATTTGAAACCGATAAACGAAAAAGATGAAGCATATTACCTTTCTACGGGTAACCGTATTCATCTGAAGAAATTTGTGAGAACTAATCAGGATACCTGTACCAATCAACGGCCCATTGTGAGCGTTGGAAATACCGTGAAAAAAGGTCAGCCCATTTCGGATGGTGCTTGTGTGGAGGATAACCGTTTAGCGCTTGGTACCAATTTACTTGTTGCCTTTATGCCCTGGTATGGATATAATTATGAAGATGCCGTTATTTTAAGTGAAAAAGTAGCACGCGAGGATACGCTCACTTCCATCTATATTGAAGAATTGGAAGTTTTGGTGCGGAATGTGAAAAACGGAAGAGAAGAACTGGCTTACGATATACCCAATGTTCCAGCACAGGCATTAAGAAATTTGGATAAAACAGGTATTATTAGAGTGGGAAGTGTAATTCATGCTGGAGATATAATTGTGGGTAAGGTTACTCCCAAAAGTGTGGAAATTGACCCCTCTCCGGAAGAAAACCTGATGCGAGCTTTATTTGGAGACCGGGCCGGAGATTTTACCAACAGCTCTTTAAAAGCCAAACCCGGTATGGAAGGTGTGGTAATAGATGTAAAGGTTTTTTCTCGTTTGGAAGAAGGCAGCGATTTGGAAGAAGAAAATGAAGACAAGGTAGAGAAACTGAAAGACGAATTAGCTTTACGCCGTAGTAAAATTGAAGAATTTAAAGAAGAAAAGCTGGCTTCTGTCCTGGTAGGGCAAATAGCCAAAAACATCTGGGATGAAAAAAGCAATGTTCCCTATATCGTTCCCGGAAAAAAGATTACGAAACAGGATATAAAACGCATAAACTTCAAAAAGCTTGATCTGGATGTGGAACTGGTTGAAGATAGAGAAGTGAACGACTATATCTATTCCCAGATCGTCTTAAAAATAAAGCAGTCCCTTGAACAAAGCGATAATATCTATAAAAAATCCCGCGAACGCATTAAACATGGAGACGAACTTCAATATGGCGTGCGGAAAATGGTTAAAGTGTATGTAGCCAAAAAGCGCAAGATAGAAGTTGGCGATAAAATGGCAGGACGCCATGGTAATAAAGGTGTCATTTCTATCATTGCCCCCATAGAAGATATGCCTTTTATGGAAGATGGCACACCCGTAGATATAGTGCTGAATCCTTTGGGAGTTCCTTCCCGAATGAACATCGGGCAAATTATGGAAACCCATTTAGGTTGGGCTGTTAAAACCCTGGGCTTTGAAGTGGAAACCCCGATTTTTGACGGTGCCAGCATAGACGATATCCGTTCCGAATTGAAAAAAGCAGGTCTTCCGGAAGATGGTAAAACAATTCTGTATGATGGTAAATCCGGAGAGCCCTTCAAGGAAAGAGTAACGGTGGGAATTATTTATATGATGAAACTGAATCATCTTGTAGCTGATAAAATGCACGCTCGTTCCACGGGACCCTATTCCCTAATTACCCAACAACCCTTAGGCGGAAAAGCTCAACATGGAGGTCAGCGCCTTGGAGAAATGGAGGTTTGGGCTTTGGAAGCTTATGGTGCAGCCCATGTTCTGGAAGAAATGTTAACTATTAAAAGTGACGATGTGGATGGCAGAAATAATGCCTTCAAAGCTATTACCCGCGGTGAAAATCCACCTCCTGCCGGAGTGCCTGAATCCTTTAATGTTCTCATCAGCGAACTGAAATCGCTGGGCTTTGATATTGAATTTATCAAAGAAGAAGAGAACGCATAG